In one window of Limnohabitans sp. MORI2 DNA:
- a CDS encoding GNAT family N-acetyltransferase, with amino-acid sequence MDYVIRVHASPLDIPAAAWDALLAQQDAPSPFMQHAYLAALHTSGSATPDTGWTPQFVTLWQGDALAAASALYIKDHSYGEYVFDWAWANAYADHGLNYFPKATCAVPFTPVPGSRLLAVDANARQALLKAMLEVAHQHELSSLHLLFTSPNDRAACDALGLMQRQTVQFHWHNADMQGQRFESFDAFLASLSQEKRKKIKQERRRVADAGVTFRTSLGADISTKDWDFFYQCYERTYLEHGNAPYLSREFFEHMQHHMHHNWVLFVAEREGHAIASSLVAVQDLGTPQAVAYGRYWGALERVDCLHFKACYYQPLDWCIANGVQRFEGGAQGEHKMARALMPVATYSAHWLAHPAFADAVERYLERESAGVSHYLNHLAERSPFKRHEPQ; translated from the coding sequence ATGGATTATGTCATCCGCGTCCACGCGAGTCCGCTCGATATCCCTGCCGCCGCATGGGATGCCCTGCTCGCACAGCAAGACGCGCCCTCGCCCTTCATGCAGCACGCCTACCTCGCGGCCTTGCACACCAGCGGCAGTGCCACGCCTGATACAGGCTGGACGCCACAATTCGTCACTCTTTGGCAAGGTGACGCCTTGGCCGCCGCCAGTGCGCTGTACATCAAAGACCACTCCTACGGCGAATACGTCTTTGACTGGGCATGGGCCAACGCCTATGCCGACCACGGCCTGAACTACTTCCCAAAAGCCACTTGTGCTGTCCCCTTCACGCCTGTACCTGGGTCACGCTTATTGGCTGTGGATGCAAACGCTCGCCAAGCATTGCTCAAAGCCATGCTGGAGGTGGCCCATCAGCACGAGCTCTCGTCATTGCATCTGCTCTTCACCAGCCCCAACGACCGCGCAGCCTGCGATGCCCTTGGTCTCATGCAACGCCAAACCGTGCAGTTCCATTGGCACAACGCCGATATGCAGGGCCAACGCTTTGAAAGCTTCGACGCCTTCTTAGCGAGCCTGTCCCAAGAGAAACGCAAAAAGATCAAGCAAGAGCGTCGCCGTGTCGCCGATGCAGGTGTGACGTTTCGCACCTCGCTAGGTGCAGACATCAGCACAAAAGATTGGGACTTTTTCTACCAATGCTACGAACGCACCTACCTTGAACACGGCAACGCGCCCTACCTGAGCCGCGAATTCTTTGAGCACATGCAACACCACATGCACCACAACTGGGTATTGTTTGTGGCCGAACGCGAAGGCCACGCCATCGCCAGCAGCTTGGTGGCCGTACAAGACTTGGGCACACCACAGGCTGTCGCTTATGGCCGCTACTGGGGCGCGTTAGAGCGCGTGGATTGCCTACATTTCAAGGCTTGCTACTACCAGCCACTGGACTGGTGTATTGCCAACGGCGTACAGCGCTTCGAAGGCGGGGCGCAAGGTGAACACAAAATGGCCCGCGCCCTCATGCCCGTGGCCACCTACAGCGCGCATTGGCTCGCCCACCCCGCGTTTGCAGATGCGGTGGAGCGATACCTTGAGCGCGAGTCAGCAGGCGTGAGCCACTACCTCAACCATTTGGCCGAACGCAGCCCCTTCAAGCGTCACGAACCCCAATAA
- a CDS encoding DUF3619 family protein, whose product MTHTANTQDEFGLRIAARLNSASLELPHDISERLRAARTRAVAARLKPQSRLQTSSGLVQQNGTALLNFGSDEGLNIWSRLASLLPLIALVAGLALIQNIMDDDRANELAEVDSALLVDDLPPSAYADPGFLQFLKNPLALSESKE is encoded by the coding sequence ATGACACATACCGCAAATACCCAAGACGAGTTTGGCTTGCGCATTGCTGCTCGTTTGAATTCAGCAAGTCTAGAACTCCCCCACGACATTTCTGAGCGTTTGCGTGCTGCACGCACCCGTGCTGTTGCTGCACGACTAAAACCACAAAGTCGCTTACAAACTAGCTCAGGCCTTGTCCAGCAAAACGGTACAGCCTTACTGAACTTTGGCAGCGACGAAGGCTTGAACATCTGGAGTCGCTTGGCGTCTTTGTTGCCGCTTATCGCTCTGGTTGCAGGCTTAGCGCTGATCCAAAACATCATGGACGATGACCGTGCCAACGAACTGGCCGAAGTGGACTCGGCCTTGCTGGTTGATGATCTCCCTCCCTCAGCTTATGCAGACCCCGGATTTCTTCAGTTCTTGAAAAACCCACTCGCCTTGAGTGAATCGAAAGAGTAA
- a CDS encoding DUF3106 domain-containing protein yields MWHYRAISATLAVQLLLGGMVLLRHEPTTAQTTSAARPAPSLPGRPLWMDLTESQQQALAPLIQLWPTMTEPHKRKWLAVSQNFSQLSSDEQATVQGRMREWAALSPQQRAAARLNYADAKQLLQEDKKAKWEAYQALSPEAKQKLASQQSVQPVLGAAPAVKPVSATKLATPPAASANKALPRIATDQVAPTTLLPTPITNAAPANGASDSSSVAQ; encoded by the coding sequence ATGTGGCACTACCGCGCAATTTCAGCCACCTTAGCCGTTCAGCTATTGCTGGGAGGCATGGTGCTTTTGCGCCACGAGCCAACGACCGCACAAACCACCTCAGCAGCCAGACCCGCCCCCAGTCTGCCGGGTCGACCTCTTTGGATGGATTTAACTGAATCACAGCAGCAGGCCTTGGCTCCTTTGATCCAGCTCTGGCCAACGATGACCGAACCACATAAACGCAAGTGGCTAGCGGTATCCCAAAACTTTTCACAGCTCTCAAGCGACGAGCAAGCTACCGTGCAGGGGCGCATGCGCGAGTGGGCAGCATTGAGCCCACAACAACGCGCAGCTGCACGCCTAAATTACGCTGACGCCAAACAGCTTCTACAAGAAGATAAAAAAGCCAAATGGGAGGCCTACCAAGCCCTATCGCCAGAAGCTAAGCAAAAACTCGCTTCACAACAATCGGTTCAACCCGTGCTAGGAGCAGCACCGGCGGTCAAACCTGTTTCTGCAACCAAATTGGCCACTCCCCCTGCGGCTAGCGCAAACAAAGCATTACCACGCATTGCCACAGATCAAGTCGCACCGACAACACTGCTGCCCACACCGATCACAAATGCAGCGCCTGCCAATGGTGCTTCAGATAGCAGCTCTGTTGCCCAATGA
- a CDS encoding P-II family nitrogen regulator produces MKQITAVIKPFKLEEVREALAECGVTGLTVTEVKGFGRQKGHTELYRGAEYVVDFLPKVKIEVTVKAADVDNCVDAIVRAARTGKIGDGKIFITPVERVVRIRTGELDETAI; encoded by the coding sequence ATGAAGCAAATCACAGCCGTTATCAAACCATTCAAACTCGAAGAAGTGCGCGAAGCATTGGCTGAGTGTGGTGTGACGGGTTTGACGGTGACAGAGGTCAAAGGCTTTGGCCGTCAAAAGGGCCATACCGAGTTGTACCGTGGTGCAGAGTACGTGGTGGACTTTTTGCCAAAAGTGAAAATTGAAGTGACGGTGAAAGCTGCCGATGTGGACAACTGTGTCGACGCCATCGTGCGTGCAGCCCGCACTGGCAAGATTGGTGACGGCAAGATTTTCATCACGCCAGTCGAGCGCGTCGTGCGCATTCGCACAGGCGAGTTGGACGAAACTGCGATTTAA
- the ilvN gene encoding acetolactate synthase small subunit, whose amino-acid sequence MKHIISLMLENEPGALSRVVGLFSARGYNIESLTVAPTEDPSLSRMTIQTHGSDEVIEQITKHLNRLIEVVKVVDLTEGAYTERELMLVKVRAVGKEREEMKRMADIFRGRIIDVTEKSYTIELTGDLSKNDAFLEAIDRSAILETVRTGACGIGRGERILRV is encoded by the coding sequence ATGAAACACATCATTTCCCTGATGCTCGAAAACGAACCCGGTGCTTTGTCGCGTGTGGTGGGTTTATTCTCAGCCCGCGGTTACAACATTGAGTCTCTGACCGTGGCTCCTACCGAAGACCCCAGCTTGTCACGCATGACCATTCAAACACATGGCTCAGACGAGGTGATTGAACAAATCACCAAGCATTTGAACCGCTTGATTGAAGTAGTCAAAGTCGTTGACTTGACGGAAGGTGCTTACACCGAACGTGAGTTGATGCTTGTGAAAGTACGTGCTGTTGGCAAAGAGCGTGAAGAGATGAAACGCATGGCCGACATCTTCCGTGGCCGCATCATTGATGTGACCGAGAAGAGCTACACCATTGAGTTGACGGGTGACCTGTCTAAGAACGATGCGTTCTTAGAAGCAATTGACCGCAGCGCAATTCTCGAAACCGTTCGCACGGGCGCATGTGGCATTGGCCGCGGTGAACGTATCTTGCGCGTTTAA
- the pssA gene encoding CDP-diacylglycerol--serine O-phosphatidyltransferase: protein MSEPQDQTEEFVPRKPSKGVYVLPNLFTLAALFGGFYAIVMAMNGRYELAAIGVFCAMVLDSLDGRVARMTNTQSAFGEQMDSLADMVSFGAAPALISYEWALKGLGRWGWVAAFVYISCAALRLARFNVNTAVVDKRFFQGLPSPAAAALVMGFMWLMTEMGISGPEVAWPMFAWCLYSGLTMVTNVPFYSFKDVQMKQSVPFVVIVLMALIIAVITIHPPIVLFALFMFYGLSGYGLYAWRRAKGMQTSVISTSTDEPDEAGLHK from the coding sequence ATGTCAGAACCACAAGATCAAACAGAAGAATTTGTGCCACGCAAGCCCAGTAAGGGGGTGTATGTGTTGCCGAATCTGTTTACTTTGGCTGCTTTGTTTGGTGGTTTTTATGCCATTGTGATGGCGATGAATGGCCGCTACGAGCTGGCAGCGATTGGTGTGTTTTGCGCCATGGTGCTCGATAGTTTGGATGGTCGTGTCGCACGCATGACCAACACGCAGAGTGCATTTGGCGAGCAAATGGACTCGCTGGCTGATATGGTGTCATTCGGAGCGGCGCCTGCATTGATTTCATACGAGTGGGCTCTCAAAGGCTTGGGGCGTTGGGGCTGGGTGGCTGCGTTTGTGTACATCTCTTGTGCTGCTTTGCGTTTGGCTCGTTTCAATGTCAATACCGCAGTGGTCGACAAGCGCTTCTTTCAAGGTTTACCTTCTCCTGCCGCCGCTGCACTGGTGATGGGGTTCATGTGGCTGATGACTGAGATGGGCATCTCTGGTCCAGAGGTGGCTTGGCCGATGTTCGCTTGGTGTTTGTACTCAGGTTTGACCATGGTCACCAATGTGCCGTTTTACAGCTTCAAAGATGTGCAAATGAAGCAAAGCGTGCCGTTTGTGGTGATTGTCTTGATGGCGTTGATCATCGCTGTCATTACCATTCATCCTCCCATCGTCTTGTTTGCGTTGTTCATGTTTTACGGCTTGAGTGGCTACGGTTTATATGCATGGCGTCGTGCCAAAGGCATGCAAACCAGTGTGATTAGCACGTCGACTGACGAGCCTGATGAGGCAGGCTTGCACAAATAA
- a CDS encoding RNA polymerase sigma factor — translation MATEQELSDFLKSVEKRAFKRSVYHVRDEEAALDIVQDSMMKLAEHYGDKPAEELPMLFHRILSNTTLDWFRRNKTRKALFSNFSDFDSEKDEGEFDLLEALAVDNDSQTTQSAEDNFASIANVHDIEEEIQNLPARQREAFLLRYWEDLDVSETAAAMGCSEGSVKTHCSRAVLALSKALKNKGIQP, via the coding sequence GTGGCCACCGAACAAGAACTGTCAGACTTTTTAAAGAGCGTTGAGAAGCGAGCCTTCAAACGCTCCGTCTACCATGTTCGCGACGAAGAAGCGGCCCTTGACATCGTTCAAGACAGCATGATGAAGCTGGCTGAGCACTACGGCGACAAGCCAGCTGAAGAGCTACCCATGCTGTTTCACCGAATTTTGTCAAACACAACGCTGGACTGGTTCCGCCGGAACAAAACTCGCAAAGCACTGTTCAGCAATTTCAGCGACTTCGACTCCGAAAAAGACGAAGGCGAATTCGACCTTTTAGAGGCTTTGGCCGTTGACAACGACAGCCAAACCACCCAAAGCGCCGAGGACAACTTCGCCAGTATCGCGAATGTCCATGATATTGAAGAAGAAATACAAAATTTGCCAGCACGTCAACGAGAAGCCTTCTTGCTGCGTTACTGGGAAGATCTTGATGTTTCCGAAACAGCTGCAGCCATGGGCTGCTCCGAAGGAAGCGTCAAAACGCACTGCTCACGGGCCGTTTTGGCACTCAGTAAAGCGCTCAAAAACAAAGGAATTCAACCATGA
- a CDS encoding TIGR00730 family Rossman fold protein yields MTAPAFSVCVYCGSRNGTQPEYADIARQVGAWIGQHNGQLVYGGGNNGLMGLVAQATADAGGRVVGIIPKALQTKENTRTACTELHVVDTMHERKHMMAERADVFLALPGGIGTFEEFFEVWTWRQLGYHDKPIGLLNTQGYYDGLLAFAQNSVHQGFLNDWQMDLIRSGHEPVSLLEELVQAAGFSPEPKLADL; encoded by the coding sequence ATGACCGCCCCTGCTTTCTCTGTCTGTGTCTACTGCGGCTCACGCAACGGCACTCAACCTGAATATGCAGATATCGCCCGCCAAGTCGGCGCGTGGATTGGTCAACACAATGGGCAGTTGGTCTACGGCGGTGGCAACAACGGCTTGATGGGCCTCGTGGCACAAGCCACCGCAGATGCGGGCGGCCGTGTGGTAGGCATCATTCCTAAAGCGCTACAAACCAAAGAAAACACGCGTACCGCCTGCACCGAGCTGCATGTGGTGGACACCATGCACGAGCGCAAACACATGATGGCCGAACGCGCCGATGTGTTCCTTGCCCTACCCGGTGGCATTGGCACCTTTGAAGAGTTCTTTGAGGTGTGGACTTGGCGCCAGTTGGGCTACCACGACAAGCCTATCGGCCTGCTCAACACCCAAGGCTATTACGACGGCTTGCTGGCCTTTGCACAAAACAGCGTCCACCAAGGCTTTCTGAACGATTGGCAAATGGACTTGATTCGCAGTGGGCACGAGCCTGTGAGCTTATTGGAAGAGCTGGTGCAAGCTGCGGGCTTTTCCCCTGAGCCTAAACTGGCAGACCTCTAG
- the ilvC gene encoding ketol-acid reductoisomerase — MKVFYDKDCDLSLIKGKTVAIIGYGSQGHAHAQNLNDSGVKVVVGLRKGGASWDKVAKAGLTVMEVNDAVKAADLVMILLPDENIPEVYNNNVAPNMKQGATLAFAHGFNVHYNQVVPRADLDVIMVAPKGPGHTVRSEYLKGGGVPSLIAVYQDKSGKARDLALSYAMANGGGKGGIIETNFKEETETDLFGEQAVLCGGAVELVKMGFETLTEAGYAPEMAYFECLHELKLIVDLMYEGGIANMNYSISNNAEYGEYVTGTEVINEKSREAMRNALKRIQTGEYAKMFILEGRTNYPSMTARRRLNAEHAIETVGAKLRAMMPWISKNKLVDQTRN, encoded by the coding sequence GTGAAAGTTTTTTACGACAAAGATTGTGATCTGTCACTCATCAAAGGCAAAACAGTGGCCATCATTGGCTACGGCTCACAAGGCCATGCACACGCCCAAAACTTGAACGATTCAGGCGTCAAAGTGGTGGTGGGTTTGCGCAAAGGTGGCGCATCATGGGACAAAGTAGCCAAGGCCGGTTTGACCGTGATGGAAGTCAACGACGCTGTGAAAGCTGCTGACTTGGTCATGATCTTGTTGCCCGACGAAAATATCCCCGAGGTGTACAACAACAACGTTGCGCCCAACATGAAGCAAGGCGCTACTTTGGCTTTTGCTCACGGCTTTAACGTGCATTACAACCAAGTGGTGCCCCGCGCTGACTTGGACGTGATCATGGTCGCCCCCAAAGGCCCAGGTCACACCGTGCGTTCTGAATACCTCAAAGGCGGTGGTGTGCCTTCTTTGATCGCTGTGTACCAAGACAAGTCTGGCAAAGCCCGTGACTTGGCTTTGAGCTATGCCATGGCCAACGGTGGTGGCAAAGGCGGCATCATCGAAACCAACTTCAAAGAAGAAACCGAAACCGACTTGTTCGGCGAGCAAGCCGTGTTGTGCGGTGGCGCTGTTGAATTGGTGAAAATGGGCTTCGAGACTTTGACCGAAGCTGGCTACGCCCCTGAAATGGCTTACTTCGAGTGCTTGCACGAGTTGAAGTTGATCGTGGACTTGATGTACGAAGGAGGCATCGCCAACATGAACTACTCCATCTCTAACAACGCAGAGTATGGCGAGTACGTGACAGGCACCGAGGTGATCAACGAGAAATCTCGTGAAGCCATGCGCAACGCCTTGAAGCGCATCCAAACCGGTGAATACGCCAAGATGTTCATCTTGGAAGGGCGTACCAACTACCCAAGCATGACTGCACGTCGTCGCTTGAATGCTGAGCACGCCATTGAAACAGTGGGTGCCAAACTGCGCGCCATGATGCCTTGGATTTCCAAGAACAAACTGGTTGACCAAACCCGCAACTAA
- a CDS encoding NAD+ synthase gives MTLKICVAQLNFVVGDMAGNAQKIIDCATTAYANGARLVLTPELSLCGYAAEDLFLRPSFIQACDDALKTVSAALSGLKGLHVVVGHPSGGDERTRSVSVQRRFNMASVLCEGQVVASYAKRELPNYQVFDERRYFVAGDKPCVFEVAGTKVGLLICEDAWFDAPAVEAKAAGAELLAVINASPFHVGKGDEREQAMRGRVQATGLPLIYAHLVGGQDEVVFEGRSFALNADGTLAARAPSFEAAAFTVDVTHEQLAQTTSGLGSVKIHLSGEVAEDGSLEADLWHALVLGVRDYIGKNGFPGVLLGLSGGIDSALVLAIAVDALGTDKVRTVMMPSPYTAEISWVDARDMAKRLGVRYDEVSIVPEFEAFLGSLKADFEGTQLDTTEENIQARIRGTLLMALSNKFGSIVLTTGNKSEMATGYCTLYGDMAGGFAVIKDVAKTLVFKLARWRNAHDPYGTGVEPIPERIITRPPSAELRPDQTDQDSLPAYEVLDEIVARFMENDQSSDEIIAAGFERADVEKVTRLIRINEYKRRQSPVGIRVTHRSFGKDWRYPITNKFRA, from the coding sequence ATGACTCTCAAAATTTGTGTTGCTCAATTGAATTTCGTGGTGGGCGACATGGCGGGTAACGCCCAGAAAATCATCGATTGCGCCACGACAGCCTATGCAAATGGTGCGCGGTTGGTGCTGACGCCCGAGTTGTCTTTGTGCGGCTACGCGGCGGAAGATTTATTCCTTCGCCCATCGTTCATTCAAGCCTGTGATGATGCCTTGAAAACGGTGTCCGCTGCTCTGAGCGGGTTAAAGGGCTTGCATGTGGTGGTGGGGCACCCATCGGGCGGTGACGAGCGCACGCGCTCGGTCTCGGTGCAGCGGCGTTTCAACATGGCGAGCGTGCTGTGCGAGGGCCAAGTGGTAGCGTCCTACGCCAAACGCGAGCTGCCCAACTACCAAGTGTTTGATGAGCGTCGTTATTTCGTGGCGGGTGACAAGCCTTGCGTGTTTGAGGTTGCTGGCACCAAAGTCGGTCTGCTGATTTGTGAAGACGCATGGTTTGATGCACCAGCGGTGGAGGCCAAAGCGGCAGGCGCTGAGCTGTTGGCCGTGATCAACGCGTCGCCTTTCCATGTGGGCAAAGGTGATGAACGCGAGCAGGCCATGCGTGGACGTGTGCAAGCCACGGGCTTGCCGTTGATTTATGCGCATTTGGTGGGTGGCCAAGACGAGGTGGTGTTTGAAGGCCGCTCGTTTGCGCTGAACGCCGATGGCACATTGGCTGCGCGTGCGCCTAGTTTTGAGGCGGCAGCATTCACTGTAGATGTGACGCATGAGCAATTAGCGCAGACCACATCTGGCCTCGGCTCGGTGAAGATTCATTTGTCGGGTGAAGTGGCTGAGGATGGTTCACTCGAAGCCGATTTATGGCACGCCCTTGTCTTGGGCGTGCGTGACTACATCGGTAAAAACGGTTTCCCCGGCGTATTGTTGGGATTGTCTGGCGGTATTGATTCAGCCTTGGTGTTGGCCATTGCTGTGGATGCTTTAGGTACAGACAAAGTACGCACGGTAATGATGCCATCGCCGTACACCGCCGAAATCAGCTGGGTCGATGCGCGGGACATGGCCAAGCGCTTGGGCGTTCGCTACGACGAGGTATCCATCGTGCCGGAGTTCGAGGCGTTTTTGGGTTCGCTCAAAGCTGACTTTGAAGGCACGCAGCTCGATACCACTGAAGAGAACATCCAAGCCCGTATTCGTGGCACGTTGCTGATGGCGTTGTCGAACAAATTTGGCTCTATTGTGCTGACCACGGGCAACAAGAGCGAAATGGCCACTGGTTATTGCACCTTGTATGGCGACATGGCCGGTGGTTTCGCCGTCATCAAAGACGTGGCCAAGACCTTGGTGTTCAAGCTGGCGCGTTGGCGCAATGCCCATGACCCTTATGGCACAGGTGTTGAGCCTATTCCGGAGCGCATCATCACGCGCCCACCTAGTGCTGAGTTACGCCCAGATCAAACTGATCAAGACAGCTTGCCCGCTTATGAGGTGTTGGACGAAATCGTTGCGCGCTTCATGGAGAACGACCAAAGCTCGGACGAGATCATCGCAGCAGGGTTCGAGCGGGCTGATGTGGAGAAAGTGACTCGATTGATTCGCATCAACGAATACAAACGCCGTCAATCCCCCGTGGGAATTCGGGTCACCCATCGCAGTTTTGGCAAGGATTGGCGTTATCCTATAACCAATAAGTTTCGTGCCTGA
- a CDS encoding RDD family protein, producing MSASFTAPSLPRRMACWVYEGLLLFGVLFISGYLFSTLSQTRHALNNRHGLQAFLFLVIGIYFTWFGQKGQTLAMKTWHIRVVDAHGAALTQKRAFMRYVLSWLWFLPPLAILSPYALTGGETAVLFLGWVSVWAVLSRFHPQRQFWHDALAGTRLIDARPQPHPQTPT from the coding sequence ATGAGCGCATCGTTCACCGCACCTAGCCTGCCCCGCAGGATGGCATGCTGGGTATACGAAGGACTTCTTTTGTTTGGCGTCCTGTTCATCTCTGGTTACTTATTCAGCACACTCAGTCAAACACGTCATGCCTTGAATAACCGGCACGGGTTGCAAGCGTTTCTGTTTTTGGTCATCGGTATTTATTTCACATGGTTTGGACAAAAGGGCCAAACCTTAGCCATGAAAACTTGGCACATTCGTGTGGTTGATGCGCATGGTGCTGCATTAACCCAAAAACGTGCTTTTATGCGCTATGTACTCAGCTGGCTATGGTTTCTTCCACCTCTAGCCATCCTCTCCCCCTATGCGCTCACAGGCGGTGAGACAGCCGTTTTGTTCCTGGGCTGGGTGAGCGTCTGGGCTGTACTAAGCCGTTTTCATCCACAACGTCAGTTTTGGCACGATGCATTGGCAGGTACGCGACTGATTGATGCACGCCCCCAACCTCACCCCCAAACGCCAACATGA
- a CDS encoding acetolactate synthase 3 catalytic subunit, whose amino-acid sequence METTKSESHSASATGGHVQELMGAEILVKALQAENVKHIWGYPGGSVLYIYDALYKQDTMQHVLVRHEQAAVHAADGYARATGDVGVALVTSGPGVTNAVTGIATAYMDSIPMVIITGQVPTHAIGLDAFQECDTVGITRPIVKHNFLVKDVRDLAMTIKKAFHIARSGRPGPVVVDIPKDVSFKKAPYEGYPAEVQMRSYNPVRKGHGGQIRKALQLLMSAKRPYIYTGGGVLLSNASQELRTLVDMLGYPVTNTLMGLGAYPASAPKFLGMLGMHGTIEANNAMQHCDVLLAVGARFDDRVIGNPKHFAQNERKIIHIDIDPSSISKRVKVDIPIVGDVKDVLVEMIDMIKESGLKPDAGALSGWWETIEGWRKRDCLKYDRENSEVIKPQYVVETLHKLTKGTDTYITSDVGQHQMWAAQYYGFDEPRRWINSGGLGTMGVGIPYAMGIKLAKPDSEVFCITGEGSVQMCIQELSTCFQYNTPIKVMALNNRFLGMVRQWQEIEYSGRYSSSYMDALPDFVKLAEAYGHVGMLIERPEDVEPAIREARKLKDRTVFMDFRTDPTENVFPMVQAGKGITEMLLGSEDL is encoded by the coding sequence ATGGAAACTACAAAGTCGGAATCGCATTCCGCATCCGCTACTGGCGGACACGTGCAAGAGCTGATGGGCGCCGAAATTTTGGTCAAAGCCCTCCAAGCTGAAAATGTCAAACACATTTGGGGCTACCCAGGTGGTTCGGTCCTCTACATTTACGACGCGCTTTACAAGCAAGACACCATGCAACATGTGCTCGTGCGTCACGAGCAGGCAGCTGTGCATGCCGCTGATGGGTATGCCCGTGCAACTGGCGATGTGGGCGTGGCATTGGTGACCTCGGGCCCTGGTGTCACCAATGCGGTGACCGGTATTGCCACGGCTTACATGGACAGCATTCCGATGGTCATCATCACCGGTCAAGTGCCCACGCATGCGATTGGTTTAGATGCTTTTCAAGAATGCGACACCGTGGGCATTACGCGACCCATTGTGAAACACAATTTTTTGGTCAAAGACGTTCGTGATTTGGCCATGACCATCAAGAAGGCATTCCATATTGCACGCAGTGGCCGTCCAGGTCCTGTGGTGGTCGATATTCCTAAGGACGTGTCATTCAAAAAAGCACCCTACGAAGGTTATCCGGCTGAAGTGCAAATGCGCTCATACAACCCTGTGCGCAAAGGCCACGGTGGTCAAATTCGCAAGGCCTTGCAGCTGTTGATGTCGGCCAAGCGTCCCTACATCTACACCGGCGGTGGCGTCTTGTTGAGCAATGCCTCGCAAGAGTTGCGCACTTTGGTGGATATGTTGGGGTACCCCGTTACCAACACCTTGATGGGCTTGGGGGCTTACCCTGCCAGTGCTCCCAAGTTTTTGGGGATGCTGGGCATGCACGGCACGATTGAAGCTAACAACGCTATGCAGCATTGCGATGTGTTGCTAGCAGTGGGTGCACGTTTTGACGATCGTGTGATTGGCAACCCTAAACACTTTGCCCAAAACGAGCGCAAGATCATTCACATTGATATCGATCCATCCAGCATTTCCAAACGTGTGAAGGTAGATATTCCAATCGTGGGTGACGTGAAGGACGTGTTGGTCGAGATGATCGACATGATCAAAGAGTCAGGCTTGAAGCCCGACGCCGGTGCATTGAGTGGTTGGTGGGAAACTATCGAAGGTTGGCGCAAGCGTGATTGTTTGAAGTATGACCGTGAGAACTCAGAAGTCATCAAACCTCAGTATGTGGTGGAGACTTTGCACAAGCTCACTAAAGGTACAGACACTTACATCACTTCCGATGTGGGGCAGCACCAAATGTGGGCGGCTCAATACTACGGCTTTGATGAGCCTCGTCGCTGGATCAATTCGGGCGGCTTGGGCACCATGGGCGTTGGCATTCCTTACGCGATGGGCATTAAGCTAGCCAAGCCTGACAGCGAAGTGTTCTGTATTACAGGTGAAGGTTCGGTACAGATGTGTATCCAAGAGCTGTCGACCTGCTTCCAGTACAACACGCCTATCAAGGTGATGGCATTGAACAACCGCTTCTTGGGTATGGTGCGTCAATGGCAAGAGATTGAATACTCGGGTCGCTATAGCAGCAGCTACATGGATGCGTTACCTGATTTCGTGAAATTGGCGGAAGCCTATGGTCATGTTGGTATGTTGATTGAGCGTCCTGAAGATGTCGAGCCAGCGATTCGCGAAGCTCGAAAACTCAAGGATCGTACGGTTTTTATGGATTTCCGTACAGATCCCACAGAGAACGTGTTCCCCATGGTGCAAGCCGGCAAGGGCATTACCGAAATGCTGCTCGGCAGCGAAGATCTCTGA